AAGGGATACGCTTTCTTCGCCGAGCGCAGCGAGGGGTGTGCTCTAGGATTCAAAAAGATAGCCTCTTAGCGCTTTTTATTTGAAGATTATCTTTTTGAATCCGGTATTACGAGCCGTTGGAGGAATCCGGCCTGAAGGGGGATCGGGCCTGGCTGGATTAGCCTTTGACGATTTTCTCAATCACCTGCTTCACCCGTTCCCCCGGCGCAGATGGCCCTAGCGCCCTGGTTACAATACCGATAGCGGCCATGGGCGATTTGAGCTGGGAGAAGTCCACGTTGGCGCGAACCCAGGCTTCAATTTCGGCTTCGCTCAGCTCTTTCGGCAGGTATCTGTCCAGAAAAGCAAGCTCGAAGGCGTTTTGGTTTTCTTCCGCCGTGACCCGCAGGGCCTTGAGAATTTTGGCTGCATCGGCATCTGGTAGGGGTCTGCCATCGCCCTTGCGGTCGAGTTCGGCTTTGACTACGCGGGCGAAGTCGCGGGTGGCGGCATCGCCCCGCTTCATGGCTTCGACAATCTCCTTCTTGATGGCTTCATAAATGCTCGTGCTCATATCTACAGTGTAGCTTGCTCTGGCCAGCCAAACCAAAGTTTATAGGCGCTCTTTGGAGGGTATGATTTTTGAGCTATGCGTGCGCTTTTATCGGTGTCGAATAAGTCGGGCCTGGTGGAGTTCGCCAGCGGTCTGGTAGAGCTGGGGTTTGAGCTGGTGTCTACCGGAGGAACCTACAAAACCCTGCAGGCGGCGGGCCTGCGCGTTACCTACGTGTCCGAGGTGACCGGCTTCCCCGAAATTTTGGATGGCCGGGTAAAAACCCTGCATCCCCATATTCATGCAGGCTTACTGGCCAGCAAAAGCCCCCAACACGAAGCAGAGCTAAAAGCCCACAACCTGACCCGCATCGACCTGCTATGTGTCAACCTGTACCCCTTTCGCGAGACGCTTGCACGCGGGGCCGCTTTTGAAGAGTGCCTGGAAAACATCGACATTGGGGGGCCGGCCATGCTGCGCGCCGCCGCCAAAAACCACGAGGCTGTGCTGCCGGTGTGCGACCCCGCCGACTATGCACAGGTACTGCAGGCCCTGCGAACCGGTATCAGCAGTGAGTTTCGTCGTAGGCTGGCCTATAAGGCTTTTGCTCACACTGCGGCCTACGATGCGGCCATTGCCAACTTTCTGGCTTATGAGAAGTTCCCCCAGACCAAGCTCCTGACCCTGGAGCGCCTGCCGGGGGTGGAGCTGCGCTATGGCGAGAACCCGCACCAGGAAGCGGCTTTGTACGCCCTCGAGGGCCAGACCGGCCCAGTGTTGCACGCAAAGGTGCTTTCGGGTAAGCCCATGGGTTTCAACAACTACGCCGACGCCGACGCGGCCTGGAGTCTGGTCAAAGAGTTTGAGCTGCCGGCTTGTGTGGCCGTCAAGCACGCCAACCCCTGCGGGGTAGCCCTGGCCGATAACCCCAAAACTGCCTGGGAACGTGCCCGTGACGCCGATACCCTCTCGGTGTTTGGCGGGGTGGTGGCTTTTAACCGTCCGGTGGATTTACCCACCGCGATGGCTACCCGTGGAACTTTCCTCGAGGTGCTCATCGCGCCCGAGGTAAGCCTCGAGGCCCTGGACTGGTTCCGCAGCAAAAAACCAGACCTGCGGGTGCTGGTTGCGGCTTTGGAAGACGCCGACAAGCGAGAGTTTCGCCCCCTGGTGGGCGGTTTCCTAGCCCAGGACAGAGATTTTCGGCGTTGGGAGGAGCTAAAGCTGCGCTATGTGACCGAGCGCATTCCCACACCCCAGGAACTGCTCGACCTTAAGTTTGCCTGGTATGTGGGCAAGCACACCCGCTCGAACAGCGTGGTGCTGGCTAAAGATGGCGTGACGGTGGGGCTGGGTACAGGTGCGGTAAGCCGCATCTGGGCCGCCGAGCGCGCCATCCAGAATGCGGGTGAGCGGGCCCGTGGGGCGGTACTCTCTTCCGAGGCCTTTTTTCCTTTCGACGATGTGGTGCGGGCGGCGGCGGCAGCAGGTGTTACCGCCATCGTGCAGCCAGGTGGCGCCAAACGGGATGAAGAGGTAATTGCTGCTTGCAACGAGCTGGGCCTTGCGATGGTTTTTACTGGTTCGCGCCACTTCAAACACTGATGGTTGGACAAAGGTTCCCTTGGCGCAGTCAGGTTAGAGCACAGGCTGGACAGCGGGCTTCATGCGGCTGCGGAAAACCAGGCCCACCCCCACAAGCACCAGGGCGGCCCCTATCCAGGTCCAAACCCCCAGGGGCTCTTGCAAGAACGCCCAGCCTAACAGCAGGGCAATTACCGGATTTACATAGGCATAGGTTGTTACGAGGCTCAGGGGCAGCAGCCGCACCGCCAGGATGTATGAGGTATAGGCAATTAGTGAACCAAAGACAATCAGGTAAAGGTTGCTGGCCCAGCCCAGAAGCGTGGGGGTGTGCCACGGCTCGCCAAGAACGATGGAGATCAGCAAGAAGCCCAGCCCGCCAAAAAGTTGCTGATAACCCGAGACGACCACCGGCTCTACGCTGGCAATGCTGCGCTGGGTGTAGATAGTGCCGCTGGCCCACATTATTGGAGAGATGAGCAATAGCGCGAAAGCCAGCAGGTTGGTGGGCGCGGCTGTGCTCAGCTTGGGTACGTTTAGCGCCAGGATACCCAACAAACCAATCAGCAGGCCTAGCACTAGAAGCCCTGAGGGCTGCTTTCGATCCAAAAAGCCTTCAACGATGGCAGCCCAGATGGGTGTAGTGGCAATCATCAAAGCCACGTAACCCGAAGGCACATACTGGGTTGCCACCAGAATGAGGCCGGTGCCGCCCAGCCATAGCATGGTGCCCGATAGCGCCAGTTTCCCCACTATGGCACGGCGGGGCTGTACCTGCCTGCCCCGCCAGCGGGCATACAAAAGCAAAAGCAAGGCCGCGGGGATAAACCGCGTGGCTCCCATCCAAAACGGCTCAAAGCCATTGAGGAGACCAATTTTGAAGGCCAGATAGGTGCTGCTCCAAACCAGATATACCACCAGGAGATGCAGCAGGCCAACACGGGAGATAAGCATTTGCGAGCTCTGTCAAACAGGCATCTTGGGGGCTTTTGACCATTCAAAAAAGCGATTCCTGGCTGGCGGCTTTGATTTCGACACCCCTTTTGGGGCCCAGCTCGTCGAGGGTTTTTTTGACCAGCTGAATGTCTTGCCAGGTGAGGTATTTGGGGCTGCCTGCTTCGCGCGAGGGATTGCGTAGCAGGTAAGCCGGGTGGAACATGGGGAAAATTTTGATGCCCTGCCACTCAAAAAACTTGCCTCGAGCTCTGGTGATGGGCAGCTTCTCGCCAGCGAAGAACTCGAGCGCTGTCGCACCCAGGGGAATAATGATTTGGGGCTTGACCAGCTGGATTTGCTTTATCAGCCAGAGCGAGGTGCAGGTCTTGGCCTCGAGCGGCTCGGGTGCACGGTTTCCTGGTGGGCGGCACTTTACGATGTTGGCGATGTAGACGCTCTCTCGAGCGATCCCCACAGCCCCCAGGATTTTGTCGAGCAGTTGCCCGCTGCGCCCCACAAACGGCCTACCCTGCAAGTCTTCATCTTCGCCAGGGCCTTCGCCCACTATCATCAGCTGGGCATCGGGGTTGCCCTCTCCAAAGACCACCTGGGTACGGTTTTTGGCCAGGCCACAGGCCACACAGGCTCTGGCTTGAGCAGCAAGAAGTTCGAGGTTCATGGTTGATAAAAACAAGACAGTTGTGAGGCCCAAATCTGGGGAGCGCCCCAGTATCCCCCAGGCTGGCGCCCTTTATTGCAAGGGTTTACGTGCTTTGCGGGCCTCCCGGCGAATTTTGGGATCGAGACCAATCATCAGAAAGAAGTTCTCGAGGGCGTTTTCCTGGCCTTTAATTTCGGGGTGTGCATCTTCGGCGGTGCCGGTTACAAAGGGCAACTGCTGGTACAGCTCCAGGGCCTGGCTCACGACCGCATCGGGGCCTTCGGCCTCGGCTACCTCGGCCAGCTTGGCATAAATTTCGCGCCGGGCTTCAGCGTGCAGGCGAAAGATATCGGGGTTCGGTGTCTCCGGGGCCCGAAGAACATCCTGCTTGGCAATACGGCGATAGTGCTTGAGACCGCGCACAATTTCTTCGGTGGAGAGGGTCACCTTGTACTCCATCCTAGCTCCTTTCAACGCAGAACCCACTTTGGGGTAAAGGTCGACTTTCCTAGTTGTGATTATAGGATTCACAAAAATATAGTGTCAACGCAAAGCTGTTTGTATAGAGTCTGTTTTTTGTGTACTGATGTGTTCGATTCAAAACCCAGATGGCACGCCGGCATCAAGCTGGCGTGCAGGTTGAGGGGGCACCAGGCTGGGCCAAGCTTGAAGCCAGGTATTCAAACAGCGCTCCTCAGATACCCCATGCCTTTTATGGCCCTAAGCGCGATATACTGCGGGTTATGGAAAGCCTGGGGCACTACTTGTTGCGGGAGCGCATTGCGCTGCCGGGGGTAGGTGCAATTGAGGCGTATGAAGGCCAGGATGTGCGTACTGGTATTGATGTGCTGGCCTTTAAGCCTTTGCCGGAACAACCTCCCAAACTATCCATACCCCATACCCTTTCCTGGATAGACCAGGAAGAAGACGCCTGGATTGCCGAGATTCCTGTAGGTGCCGTCAAGACCGCCTGGCTGGCCGGACGGGTTGATGTGGTCCGACTGACGCAGTGGTGCAAGCAACTATTGGGCGTGCTTAATCGGGCACAAGAAAGCAGCATTCCGGTGGGGTGCATAATTCCAGAGCTGATCTGGGCCAGGGGTAGCCGGGTCTGGCTGGGTGGGGTAGGGGTGCCCAACCCTGTGCACAGGTGGGATTTTGGAGGGTTGCTCAACACCGTGAAGGTGCTTGCTGGAGATGCGTATCCAGCCTTGCCCTGGAGGGCAGCACTGGAAGACTACGTGGCGGGCCGGCTCGACTACGCAGACCTGGTGGAGCAACTCGAGGCCGAAGGCGCGAGCGGTGGAGGGATTAGCGGCCAGTTTACTCCCAGTCAAGATGCCTCGTCTTCGCTCGAGACGCTTGCTTCGGGGCGCGAGGCTGAGGATACGTCCCCAGCGACAGACGAGCCCAAGCGCGTCCGAAATGGGCACCTCGAGGCCCGTAGGGCGCGAGCCCAGGGGGAGAGGGTGGACAGTGTGTCTCACGAGGAGAGGGCCTCGTCTTCGCTCGAGACACTTGCTTCGGGGCGCGAGGCTCAAGATACGTCCCCAGCGACAGACGAGCCCAAGCGCGTCCGAAATGTGCGCCTCGAGGCCGAAGGCGCGAGCAGACTGGGCAAGTCCCCACAGACCAAGACACCCCTGGAAGCCTCGTCTTCGCTCGATGGCTTCTACTCGCCATACTCGGAGGAAGCAAAGCAGGCTCAGCCTGAAGCAGTCCCCGAAAAGCCTGCCGTTAGCAAAAGCCTCAACGTTCAGGTAAACGAACCTTCCTTGCCGACACCGACCGCCATACCCCCACGCCGCATCCGTATCGAAGAGCGCCTCGAGCCTCCCTTTGAGGTTTTAGAACCCCCTTCGCAAAGCCGTCGTGCAGCCCTGCTTTGGCTATGGCTGATTCCCCTTTTGTTGCTGCTGGCCGGGGCTGGTTTGTGGATACGCTCCAGAAACGCTTCTTCCGCGCAGGCTACGGCCTATCCGGTCGAGTTTCGCCTGCAACCGCCAGGGCCGAGTGCTAGCCTGGTTATCCTGGAAATCCCCGAAGGTTCCAAAATGCCGCTCAACACCGAGGTGGCCCAGTTGCCGGGGCGGGTCGACTTCGACAAACCTGGTGTTTATCGCATTCGGGTTCGGGTGCAGGGGCGCGTGCCGGTGGAATCGCTGATCGAGGTGCCCAACCCTGGCGGGGTTACTATCAGCTTGCGCTAGGGCGGGTAATACCCAGCAGCTAAAGGCGCATCGCCGAGGCGTGGCCCAGCCGCAAAAGAATCCCTGTACGCTTTTGGCTCAAATTGAGAACGGTTGAGGGTGCAGGCTTACCCCGGTGGTGTTTCAGGAACTGGCCGACAGAGAACAGAGCAGGCAAAACATGTCGTCAACATCTTGGAGCTTGCCGCCTCGAGCCTTATGCTTCTTGCATGAGTGTGGTCATCCTCGACTATGGTTCGCAGTACACCCGCCTGATTGCCCGCCGTATCCGGGAGCTACGGGCATATTCGGTTATTTTGCCGGGGACTGCCAGTTTAGAGCGTATCAAAGCGGAAAATCCGCAAGCCCTGATTCTCTCGGGGGGGCCCGCCTCGGTGTTCGACCCGAGCAGTCCGCGGCCTGCGCCAGGGGTGCTCGAGCAGGGCTGGCCGGTGCTGGGCATCTGCTACGGGATGCAGTACCTGGCCCAGCACTACGGGGGCAGGGTCGAGCGGGCTGGGCGCCGCGAGTACGGTAAGGCCAACCTGGTTTTTCATACCGGCCCGCTCTTTGCTGGCCTCGAGGGCGAGCTGCAGATGTGGATGTCCCACTCCGACGCAGTTACCGAGCTACCCCCTGGTTGGCAGGTAATTGCCCGTACGGAAGAAAATCCGGTTGCGGCCATTGCTGCGCCCGATGGGCGTACCTTTGGGGTACAGTTTCACCCCGAGGTGGTGCACAGCCCCAAGGGAATGCAGGTGCTGGAGAATTTCCTCGAGCTAGCCGGAGTTGCCCGCGACTGGACGGCCCAGCACACCCTGGAAAGCCTGGTGGCCGACATTCGCGCCAGGGTGGGCGACGACAGAGTGATGCTGGCCGTATCGGGCGGGGTAGACTCCTCCACGCTGGCCCTCTTGCTGGCAAAAGCCATTGGAGACCGTCTCACAGCGGTTTTTGTGGATCATGGCCTGCTGCGGCTGGGTGAGCGAACCGAGGTCGAGCAGGCCCTGCGCCCCCTGGGAAAGGCCCTGCGGGTGGTGGATGCAAAAGAGCAGTTTATGGCTGCTCTGCAAGGGGTAGCTGACCCCGAACAGAAGCGCAAAATAGTGGGCCGCGAATTTATCCGGGTTTTCGAGCGCGAGGCCCGGCAGCTTTCGGCCCAGGGCTACCGATGGCTGGCCCAGGGAACCCTCTACCCCGACGTGATCGAGTCAGCGGGCAGCGGCGAGGGCAGCGCCAACATCAAAAGCCACCACAATGTGGGGGGCCTGCCCGAGGATTTGCAGTTTGAGCTGCTCGAGCCCTTCCGCTACCTGTTCAAAGACGAGGTGCGCGAACTGGCCCTGCTGCTGGGCCTGCCCGAGCCCATCCGAATGCGGCACCCTTTTCCGGGGCCGGGGCTGGCCATCCGCATACTGGGCGAAGTCACCCAGGAGAAACTGGATATTCTGCGTCGGGCAGACGACATCTTTATCTCCAGCCTGCGGGACTGGAACCTCTACGACCAGGTTTCGCAAGCAGCGGCCATCCTGACCTCTATGCAAAGCGTGGGGGTGGTGGGCGATGAGCGCAGCTATGGCTATGTGCTGGGTTTGCGGGCGGTATCCACGGTAGACTTTATGACCGCCGACTGGGCCCGTCTTCCGCTGGACTTTCTGGACGAAGTGGCGCGCAAAATTACCCGCCAGGTACCGGAGATTGGGCGGGTGGTCTACGACATTACCAGCAAGCCCCCGGCTACCATTGAGTGGGAGTGAAGCCCAAGCAAAGGGCGCTGTGGGGCAGGCCTGCTTGTCTATGGTGAACAGCCGCTTTAGCGGTCTGTCCCGAAGGGGATCGTCCGGCTGGTGAACAGCCGCTTTGGCGGTCTGTCCTGAACGGGGTCGCCTACCTGCTGTTGTTCAAAGCCATTATTGCAACACAGGCAAAGTGGTTAGATCTGGCTGGAACGTTCCTCGAGCCAGCTCACTGCTGCCGACTGGAGAATGCGCGGACTGACCCCGGACTGCTCCAGTTTATGCAGGTAGGCCTCGAGCCGCTCGTCAGCAGCCATGGCTTGGACGGAGTTGGCCAGGCGCATCCAGGCCCTGAAGAGCTGGTCGGCCTCGTCGAGGGGCAGGCTGAGGTGGGAAAGTTGCCAGATTTGCTCGATGAGCCAGCCCCACATCACCATGACCTGGCTTTTGGAGATGCCCCGGTACTGATGCACCCATCCGACCAGAACCTGCCAGGCGAAGTACTCGAGGTCAAACGGCCCAGCAATCGTGCGCCGGTACCATATCCTGAGCACCTGCTCCCGCATGGGCCGCTCACCCTCACGAAACACCGAGCGGGTGGCTGGGTGGCTGAATAAGATGTCGTAGAACCCGCTGATAATGGCCTCTTCCCAGCCCCGTAAGTGCGCCGCGTAGGTATTGAGGGTAACCCCATCCTGGGGGCTATAGCGGGTCATGGGTGGTAAGGTCTCCCAGACGGTCTGGGCGACCTGGAAATACCCGTTCAACGATGGATACATACGGTCAGCTTAGAACAGTTTCAGAGGTACAAATTGCCCCGATCCCCACAGGCGCTGAACAGTTGACTTTGCAAGCATAGCGGCTTCACAGCGCTGTGCAGCCAAATTCTGTTCATCCAAACCCGGTATCGGCTGGGGTAGCAAAAGACCCCCACCCGCAGGTGGGGGCTGCCCGGCCCGGCTGAACTAGGCCGAACGGGCTTTTGTGGCCGCCTTGCGGCGCTGCTCGAGGGTTTTGTACCAGACCACCAGGCCCGAAACCACATAGATGGAAGAGTAGGTTCCCACAATAAAGCCCACGAAGATGGCCAGCGAGAAGTCGCGCAGTACCGGCCCGCCCAGGAAGAGCAGGGCCAGGATGGGCAGCATGGTTGAGAGCGAGGTCATAAGGGTGCGGGAGAGGGTCTGGTTGATGGAGGCGTTGACGATATCGTAGTAACTGCGGCCCCGCATTAGCTTGAGGTTTTCCCGGATGCGGTCAGAGATGATGACGGAGTCGTTGATGGAGAACCCCACAATGGTCAGCAAGACCGCCACCGTCGGAATGGAAAATTCCAGCCCCAACAAGCTATACATCCCGGCCACAATCGCCACGTCGTGGCCTACTGCAATCACGCTGGCTACCCCGAACACCCAGTCGAAGCGGAAAGCCACATAAATCAGGATGAGCGCCAGCCCCACCAGCACCGCAAAAACAGTATTCCGGCGCAGCTCCGCCCCAATGGCCGGGCCCACCGTTTCGGACTGGAGGATGGTGGCATTTAGGCCTTCCTGGAACTTTTTCTCTAGTTCGATGCGCTGTTCTTCGCTCACCTGACGCACCCGCACCGAGAACTCATTGCCGCTCACACTGGAGAGCGAGGTGATGACCGATTCGGCCCCGCGCAGCTCGGCAATGCCAGTGTTATCCAGGAAGCTGCGTATCTGATCGGCCCTGACGGTATCAGGTACGCGGATGGTAAAAGCCGTACCGCCGGTAAAGTCGATGCCAAAGTTGAAGCCCTTTACAAATACAATACCCGCGGCGATGACAGCCAGGGTGAGCGATGCAGCCGTGACGTAGCGGGAGATGCCCAGGAAGTCAATTTTTGTACCCCACAGCCAGTAGGGGGGCTTAACTTCGCGGCGGTCGCCGATGGTTTCCAGGAGCCAGCGGCTGAAGACCAGGTTGGAGAAGACCGCGGTTACCACCCCCAGGGCCAGCATCACCGCAAAACCCCGCACCGGGCCGGTGCTGTACTGGTAAA
This is a stretch of genomic DNA from Meiothermus cerbereus DSM 11376. It encodes these proteins:
- a CDS encoding GatB/YqeY domain-containing protein; the protein is MSTSIYEAIKKEIVEAMKRGDAATRDFARVVKAELDRKGDGRPLPDADAAKILKALRVTAEENQNAFELAFLDRYLPKELSEAEIEAWVRANVDFSQLKSPMAAIGIVTRALGPSAPGERVKQVIEKIVKG
- the purH gene encoding bifunctional phosphoribosylaminoimidazolecarboxamide formyltransferase/IMP cyclohydrolase, whose protein sequence is MRALLSVSNKSGLVEFASGLVELGFELVSTGGTYKTLQAAGLRVTYVSEVTGFPEILDGRVKTLHPHIHAGLLASKSPQHEAELKAHNLTRIDLLCVNLYPFRETLARGAAFEECLENIDIGGPAMLRAAAKNHEAVLPVCDPADYAQVLQALRTGISSEFRRRLAYKAFAHTAAYDAAIANFLAYEKFPQTKLLTLERLPGVELRYGENPHQEAALYALEGQTGPVLHAKVLSGKPMGFNNYADADAAWSLVKEFELPACVAVKHANPCGVALADNPKTAWERARDADTLSVFGGVVAFNRPVDLPTAMATRGTFLEVLIAPEVSLEALDWFRSKKPDLRVLVAALEDADKREFRPLVGGFLAQDRDFRRWEELKLRYVTERIPTPQELLDLKFAWYVGKHTRSNSVVLAKDGVTVGLGTGAVSRIWAAERAIQNAGERARGAVLSSEAFFPFDDVVRAAAAAGVTAIVQPGGAKRDEEVIAACNELGLAMVFTGSRHFKH
- a CDS encoding EamA family transporter translates to MLISRVGLLHLLVVYLVWSSTYLAFKIGLLNGFEPFWMGATRFIPAALLLLLYARWRGRQVQPRRAIVGKLALSGTMLWLGGTGLILVATQYVPSGYVALMIATTPIWAAIVEGFLDRKQPSGLLVLGLLIGLLGILALNVPKLSTAAPTNLLAFALLLISPIMWASGTIYTQRSIASVEPVVVSGYQQLFGGLGFLLISIVLGEPWHTPTLLGWASNLYLIVFGSLIAYTSYILAVRLLPLSLVTTYAYVNPVIALLLGWAFLQEPLGVWTWIGAALVLVGVGLVFRSRMKPAVQPVL
- a CDS encoding uracil-DNA glycosylase gives rise to the protein MNLELLAAQARACVACGLAKNRTQVVFGEGNPDAQLMIVGEGPGEDEDLQGRPFVGRSGQLLDKILGAVGIARESVYIANIVKCRPPGNRAPEPLEAKTCTSLWLIKQIQLVKPQIIIPLGATALEFFAGEKLPITRARGKFFEWQGIKIFPMFHPAYLLRNPSREAGSPKYLTWQDIQLVKKTLDELGPKRGVEIKAASQESLF
- the guaA gene encoding glutamine-hydrolyzing GMP synthase, whose product is MSVVILDYGSQYTRLIARRIRELRAYSVILPGTASLERIKAENPQALILSGGPASVFDPSSPRPAPGVLEQGWPVLGICYGMQYLAQHYGGRVERAGRREYGKANLVFHTGPLFAGLEGELQMWMSHSDAVTELPPGWQVIARTEENPVAAIAAPDGRTFGVQFHPEVVHSPKGMQVLENFLELAGVARDWTAQHTLESLVADIRARVGDDRVMLAVSGGVDSSTLALLLAKAIGDRLTAVFVDHGLLRLGERTEVEQALRPLGKALRVVDAKEQFMAALQGVADPEQKRKIVGREFIRVFEREARQLSAQGYRWLAQGTLYPDVIESAGSGEGSANIKSHHNVGGLPEDLQFELLEPFRYLFKDEVRELALLLGLPEPIRMRHPFPGPGLAIRILGEVTQEKLDILRRADDIFISSLRDWNLYDQVSQAAAILTSMQSVGVVGDERSYGYVLGLRAVSTVDFMTADWARLPLDFLDEVARKITRQVPEIGRVVYDITSKPPATIEWE
- a CDS encoding protoglobin domain-containing protein, whose translation is MYPSLNGYFQVAQTVWETLPPMTRYSPQDGVTLNTYAAHLRGWEEAIISGFYDILFSHPATRSVFREGERPMREQVLRIWYRRTIAGPFDLEYFAWQVLVGWVHQYRGISKSQVMVMWGWLIEQIWQLSHLSLPLDEADQLFRAWMRLANSVQAMAADERLEAYLHKLEQSGVSPRILQSAAVSWLEERSSQI